In Pseudohongiella acticola, the sequence CAGCGAAAGGAAAGCCCCTTCGACGAGGGATTGAGCGCCCGCGCACCTGTGGTGGATCGGGCGAAACTGCTCCAGCTACAGCAGGAACGTGTCGACGAGCTGCGTGATGCCAAGTATCAGCGGATTTTGCGCGACCACTCAGGCATCACGGTCCTGAACGGTGAGGCCCGCTTTCTCGATGCCAATCACCTGGCGGTCAGGCTGAATGAAGGTGACGAGCAGAGCGTCCGCTTCGATTGTGCTTTCATCGGCACTGGCGCCCGCCCGGCGGTGCCGCCGCTACCAGGGCTGGCTGAAACGCCCTACCTGACTTCCACCAGCGCAATGACACTGGAGGCTTTGCCAGAACGGTTGATTGTAATCGGCGCCGGATTTGTCGCTTTGGAGCTGGCTCAGGCTTTTGCCCGACTGGGTAGCCAGGTCACTGTCCTGGCCCGCAGCCATCTACTATCCAGTGAAGACCCTGCAATCGGCGAGGCCATTGAGGCAGCGTTCAAGCGCGAAGGCATAGAGGTGCTCAGGCAGACACAGGCCAGCCGTGTGGAATACACCGACAATGAATTTAGTCTCCACACCAGCGCTGGCACCCTGCGGGCAGATCAACTGTTGGTGGCCACCGGACGGACCCCCAATACCGAGGCCCTGAACCTGGAGGGTATCGGCGTGGAAACCTCCCGTGGTGCGATCCAGGTGGACGAACAACTTCAAACCACGGTCCCCGGTGTCTATGCCGCCGGTGACTGCACCGGTCAGCCGCAATTTGTTTACGTCGCCGCTGCCGGAGGCAGTCGGGCTGCTGTCAACATGACGGGAGGCAAGACAATCCTGGACCTCAGCGCCATGCCAGCCGTGATGTTTACCGACCCTCAGGTGGCCACCGTTGGCCTGACAGAAGCCGAGGCAATCAATCGAGGCTTCACCGTGGATACGCGTGTGCTGGATCTGGAGAATGTACCGCGCGCGCTGGTCAATTTCGACACCAATGGTTTTATAAAGATGGTGGCCGATCGCGACTCAGGAAAGTTGCTGGGTGTGCAGGCGGTAGCGGGAGATGCCGGTGAACTGATTCAGACGGCGGTAATGGCGCTGCGCGCGGGAATGACGGTGCAGGCTATCGGTGATGAGATGTTTCCTTATTTGACCATGGTGGAAGGCCTCAAGCTTTGCGCTCAGACGTTCACCAAGGATGTTAAACAGCTATCTTGTTGCGCTGCGTAGGAGAGTGTACGAGGTTGCATGAAATCATCCTTGAAATCGGTAATAAAGGAAGACAGTATGTTCAATAACTTGTCTAACATGATAGTCCGCATTGGTGACAAAGCTGGCTTTAGCGGGGCCCTGGTTGCAGGAATAGGATGTTCCGCGTGTTTCCCCGCACTGGGCGCTATAGGCGCGGCTTTGGGCTTAGGATTTCTCAGTCAGTGGGAATCGGTACTCGTGAGCTGGGTCATTCCGCTCATAGCCGTTCTGGTGATGGTCGTCAATGTGTTGGGGTACTTCAGTCACGGGCAGTGGCCTCGTGCAGCGCTGGGGTTGATTGGCCCGATATTAATATTGATCGGAGCCATAACGATGAGTGAATGGTATTTCTATCCGGGGCTTGGATTCATGCTGGGTGTCTCGGTCTGGGATATGGTTTCAGCCCGAAATAAACGATGTGAACCGAAAAACACGGGGGGCAGGTGCGAGCACAACGAGGAGAAAACAGGTGACTGACCAAACGTATGATTTAGTCGTGATTGGCACCGGCACTG encodes:
- the merC gene encoding organomercurial transporter MerC codes for the protein MFNNLSNMIVRIGDKAGFSGALVAGIGCSACFPALGAIGAALGLGFLSQWESVLVSWVIPLIAVLVMVVNVLGYFSHGQWPRAALGLIGPILILIGAITMSEWYFYPGLGFMLGVSVWDMVSARNKRCEPKNTGGRCEHNEEKTGD
- the merA gene encoding mercury(II) reductase, with amino-acid sequence MSDNKTLHIAVIGSGGAAMAAALKVAERGARVTLIERGTIGGTCVNVGCVPSKIMIRAAHIAHQRKESPFDEGLSARAPVVDRAKLLQLQQERVDELRDAKYQRILRDHSGITVLNGEARFLDANHLAVRLNEGDEQSVRFDCAFIGTGARPAVPPLPGLAETPYLTSTSAMTLEALPERLIVIGAGFVALELAQAFARLGSQVTVLARSHLLSSEDPAIGEAIEAAFKREGIEVLRQTQASRVEYTDNEFSLHTSAGTLRADQLLVATGRTPNTEALNLEGIGVETSRGAIQVDEQLQTTVPGVYAAGDCTGQPQFVYVAAAGGSRAAVNMTGGKTILDLSAMPAVMFTDPQVATVGLTEAEAINRGFTVDTRVLDLENVPRALVNFDTNGFIKMVADRDSGKLLGVQAVAGDAGELIQTAVMALRAGMTVQAIGDEMFPYLTMVEGLKLCAQTFTKDVKQLSCCAA